CTTCACGGCCTTCTTCACCGGCGCCCACCTGATGGTCAACACGGCCGTGGTGGCCGGCCTCGCCACCGGACTCGCCCAGTACGCGACCAGCGTCCGCTTCCGCCGCATGTACCAGCCCGGGGAGGCCCTGACGTGACGACGACACTCGACCCGGCCGTGACCGGCGAACCGCCCGGGGGCGACGCACCGCCCGGGACCGGCTCACCGGACGTGGCCCCGGAGCGGACGTCCGGTCGGGTCCGCCGGACCGCACGGGCCCTGCGCCTCTGGTACGGCAGGGCCGTGCTCGGAGCGGCCGTGCTGTGGCTGGCGTACGCCGTCGTGCGGTGGCTGGCCAGCGGGCGCCCGCACTGGTCGATCGTCCTCGACGTCGTCCCGCCGCTCTTCCTCCTCGGGGCCCCGCTGCTGCTGCTCGTGGCCGCCGCCGCGGCCTGCGGGCGCCGCCGCCCGCTCGCCGCGGTCGTCTCCGGTCTCGCCCTGGCGCTCGCCCTGACCACCGGATCCGGCCTCAACTGGCCGGCGCTGTGGCGCGAGCCGGGGCCGGTGCCGGCCGGTGCCCTGCGGGTGGTCTCGCTCAACACCCAGTACTGGGCCATGGCCACCGGCTCCGACCGGCTGATCGCCCTGCTCAAGTCCCGTGACGCCGACGTCTACCTGCTCCAGGAGCACGTCGGCTGGACCCCCGGCCTCGGAGAGGACGGCTACTGGCGGATCGACGACGACGACGCCCTGCGCCGGGCCTTCCCCGGCTACCAGATGGCCCGGCGCGGCGAGCTGCTGACGCTCTCCCGCTTCCCGATCGTCGACCAGCGGCTGGTGGG
The Streptomyces roseofulvus genome window above contains:
- a CDS encoding endonuclease/exonuclease/phosphatase family protein, whose amino-acid sequence is MTTTLDPAVTGEPPGGDAPPGTGSPDVAPERTSGRVRRTARALRLWYGRAVLGAAVLWLAYAVVRWLASGRPHWSIVLDVVPPLFLLGAPLLLLVAAAAACGRRRPLAAVVSGLALALALTTGSGLNWPALWREPGPVPAGALRVVSLNTQYWAMATGSDRLIALLKSRDADVYLLQEHVGWTPGLGEDGYWRIDDDDALRRAFPGYQMARRGELLTLSRFPIVDQRLVGPGPRLTFGRKPDFGQVFAREKVLRTDIAVGGRVLSTYNVHITVPLALDNLNPFSDFDHDSYLRRKHAWRQEEFEGLERDVRANDRPLLIAGDFNATASMRPLRRLAEVAEDATPANPSFLPLSWKFAALGEFGEDALFNRDLPFFRMDWAFTRGDTTVHRYDLLPTDGISEHRMQELRITL